The sequence below is a genomic window from Salvelinus namaycush isolate Seneca chromosome 2, SaNama_1.0, whole genome shotgun sequence.
GGCAAcgatgtgctttaggaccatgcagacgcctccgagcggtcgggtaggctgtttggagtgtttatccgactggattaaaaaaaaaataatggttATGTCCCCCCCCacatctaaaaccaaagttgcgcccctggatATAGCCAATTTTTGTAAATAGTGACAACTCCACAAGTGTGTTTGGGGAATCCTATTGCAGAAGCAGTTTCTGCAAGTCTTCATGCTGTATTATCTTTGGTGTTGTTTTTAGCCGTACAGTCAACACGGGAATATAATTGTTTTGAAGATGTATTGAAGAACTGTGAATATCAAGAGACTACACCTGATTATTCATGTAACAATGCTTTCGGAGATTAAAGAAACCTACCATTCATCATGACAGTGTGAACAAAATGTTACAGTGATTCATTAAACCTTCTAAAAGCACTAGTATATCCATTAAGTGTTTCACATAATAATACTGTACATTGTAGTTATTTGAGGTGGACTTCTGAAATTccaaatacagtatagacagaaATTACCTGCATATAATAATATTCTAAAATACTGTATATCACAACACTTATGCAGAAAATGTACTATCTGGACTCCAGATTCGTAAAATATAGTATTTTTGGGCAGGGCAGTTGTATCTTGACACAGTCATATTATGCTGATAATACATTATTCAATGACAGAAGTGGAAATGGTGAAGAAATATGTTTACATGAACATTGCTGTCTAAGACTTGAACCAAATTAATTTGATGTCTACATTATCTCAATGACTGTATTGAGATACCATGTGAATGCGTGAATTTGATGTCAATGAAAGTTAGATTATTTCTTCTTCAGTTTTTGTCTCGTCAACTGCTCTCACCCTGTCATTGGTGGCTTCTTTGGTAGCATTGTCCCTGTTGGACTCTTCTTCTTTTCCCTCCAGTTTagccttcctttcctcctcttttttctctttgTCCAACAACCGGTAGTTGATACCCATCCCCACAAACAGGAACACACTGGCAATGATAAGGATCACCCCACAGCTCTGGTAGGTGTATTGGTAGTCATTGTAGATGTCTTTGAATTTCCCTGTGACAGAACAAAATATTAAATGTAACTTGTATCATAAGTTAACAGTCTTTGCTTTTCATAAAAAATAAACCAGTAAACTACAAATACATGTGTGCACTCACCTAAAAAAGGGGGACCTAACAAGACAGGCCCACACTCCACAATGGTGACCAGTCCCACTGCACTGGAGAAGCGCTGCGTTCCCACAAGGTCCATGAGCGTCTCAAACAGCACTGCACTCAGCCAGCCAAAGGCAAAGCCAAAGAAGATGGCATAGATAACGAAGCCTGTGTAGTCCACGGAGATGGGCGCCAGGACGTGGCACACACCGTTCAACAGCACAGAGCAGGCAAAGAAGTACTGCACCCTGGGTCGTATCCACTTTGTATTGGCCACAATGCCCATGGAGGGCCGGGCCACCATGTCCACAAAGGCCAGGACAGACAGCAGGAAGGCTGCCTTCTCTTTGGGGATGTCCCTGCTCTTGGCAAAGTTACTAAGGAACACTAGTGGGGAGAAGAGACCAAAGAACATGATGACGTTACCCATGAGGTAGAGCACGAAGCCCCGGTGTTTGAACAGCGAGAGGTCGATAAAACTGTTGCACTTCTGCCCACACGTCGTACTCTCTTTGGCAGCATCTTCACTTTTCACGGCAGGCTGTGGTTTTGGTCCGATGGGTCTCATGAGAGAACCAGCGACGCAGCAGTTGAACAGCAAGCCTCCCAGTATCAGGAAGCTGCCCCTCCAACCAAACTGGTCAAAGAACCAGCTGTTGAGAGGGGCCAGGGTGGATAGGAACACTGGGCTGCCCGCCATGGCGATTCCATTGGCGATGGGCCGCTTATGGTAGAAGTACTTCCCAATCATAGTAAGGGCTGGGTTCAGATTGAATGCCAGTCCCAAACCTGTTGAAATATATTAAATACATTCATTCAGTCTAATATCAGACTGCATAGTTATTCATTTTACATAACACATGAAACCAGACCAAAAATAAATTCAGGATACTAGAAAGTGATAATAGAGTTCCTAAAGAGGGCCCCAGAGGGCAATACATTTCCTCAACAGCAGCAACTAATGAACAGTAAACTAATGAACATATCCTTGCTATTCGGGTTCCTTGGGATGTCCGTACTCtccattgaagttgaaatgtaaaatggttaaggtaagggttaaggtaggggttaaggtttaaGCTAGGGACGTCCCGAGGATCCCGGATAGCCCTAACCATGAAAGAAACCTACCTCCGACCACTCCCACACAGAAGTAAAGTCCTTCCACTGAGTTGCAGAAGGAGGCAGCAATCAGTCCACAGCCAGACAGGAATCCTCCACACATCATGACGGGACGACTCCCATACTTATTAACTAGGATACTGCTGATAGGACCTGAGAGGTGACAAATACAAAGCAAACAGTCAAGATGATTCATACGTTGGGAAAATTCACTTTAGGCAAATATGCCCAAGCATAACTGACTATACCATAATGACTATTGAAATTTAATTTGAAAAACTTTAGAGGATTGCAAATTCGCATCTTGAATTAATTTCCTTGATTAACGTGATTTCAAATCTTTAGTAGGTGAAAATGCGAATTAGACTACCATAAGAAAAGTCTATTTTTATTTTAGAAATGTTATATTTCACCACTAGAGGTCCCTAAAGCCTCAACTCTGAGAAACGCTGGTGCAGCCAGAGCTTCCACACAACTTCTGCAATGATTTGTCTCACTGCTGCACTGCAGCAATTTCTCTGGTCTAGCCATTGTTGGCAATGCAATCGCACAGAAAACAAGACAATCGCGATGAAACAAGATATTGTGAGGTGTGGCTACAGTTTGTGTATTCCTAACGTATGTGTGGAGAATGACAAAAGAAGAGGGCTCTGTCGCTAAAGAGCACTTCTAACTAGGCTACTGTAAAATCCTGTGCAGGAttttatgtgtgtttgtgctaGAGAGGTTGGGTAtagaaaaaaattatttaaagtaCTCCACAGTAGAGCAGGTTACACGTAGTCACTCATTTCCTATGGGTAATCTACCATAGTTCCCATGTAATAGTAAATAATATCCCTTCATTTTGAAAGATGAGAGCTTCACATTGAGAGGGACACTACCTTTGTCCCACTCAGCCTCCTACTGCTGTTGAAATAGATAGTTTGTCTACTGATATGACTTGGTAAACATAGCCTACGCATAGTTTTTCTAATCAATGTTCTACTTCTACATACCCTATCACCTTCCCCCTGGAAGCTTTGGAGGCTACATTCACAATAGCTCCACTTTGTTATAGTCTTAGACTGAAACATATTCATTCCATTTAGGTTTGGCTAAATCTCAGAGTGTTTGGCAACACAAATTTAAGGTAACTATGGGCCATAAAATGAGTCTAACAACCCCTAGCTCACTACAACTTGTAAACATATATGCTTAGATGGCATGCAGAGTTCTGCTGGCTGCATGCCCACCATCTGTCTGGCCTATACCAACAAGGCCTAAATGGGAACGAAGATCCATGTGGAAGACGCTTCAGCCTCCCTGCCAAATCCCGGCACCACTGAAGGAACCTAAATGGAATGTGACAGTTTTTGTTTAGAGGTTGTCCAGACTCATTTGCCAGCTCGGAACACGACAAAGGCTTTTTAGATTCTAATACAGGCGAGGCTAAACACCAACAAAGagcctgtcccctctctctccgaAGATGAGCTGGTGAGGGTCAAGACGAGGATTTTGTCCCATTATTTAGTCAATGTATACATTTTcagaaacatatttttttttgtagCGTTCATGGATGACACATGAACACTCTACAATAAATGTTTATGGTAACTTACAGTTGAATAAGCCAAGAAACACAACCCATTTTCTGTAGCACCAGTAAGCGTACATGCAAAATTGAGCATGGATTGCCCCTGTACTgctgcttgctctttgggggtcTAGGCCAGGTTCCTGTTGTTTACTTCGCGACAGCTGTTAATGTAAAAAAGGGCTTTCTAAAGCCATTTGATTCAATTACTCATTGATTACTTTAACTACAATCTAGAAGAACACATTGTGTGCTGTGCACTGTTGGCTGTAACCCCCGTTTTAAGGCCTGCCAGGATTGGGTCATAGACGTCATTAGGGTCTGAGTCTGACAGGGCTTGTGTGTTCCGGTCCTGTagaaaggtcagaggtcagcccCCACACAGTCATGTGCTCCTCATCATgcgcagccagccaggcagtcatGTGTCCACAGCCCAACTAACAGGCAACATTCAGAGTGGGAGAACTGGGAACCGTCTGAGACAAAGCTACTGCATGAACCAATGACCTGGCTTTCGCCCATGCAGGTCCTGAATGTACGCCTGAGCTAAGTGCTACCTTTTGAGGGAATGGGCTGCTGAACAATAAATAGCATTCATTCACTGGTCTGGTGGGGGGCAGCCATGGCAGCTATGTACTCTAGTAGGGAAATGGCGGCTTATCTCTCTGAGTGgaccatatgtacatactgttTGTACACATGGTGCTGGTCCCCTCTATACTGAAATAGGCAAATGGTTCAGAAATCGTTAAAGAGTTCTTCATAAAGTGCTGCTATTGCTGAAGCTTGACCTACTGTACCGTATACAGTATGTGGTACTACACATGGAACATATCAGCACTAATCCTCTCAAGAGTTCAGTGTTTTGGGAATTACTCCTTCAGTAGTTTTTCTTCCACATGTTATTGTAAATAGGCACTACTAATAAGCTAGCTGAAAATGCTGTAGAAGTGTGCAGCTAATAACAATGTATACAGGACAACATCGATATGGGAAAAgagtacattttttaaaacagCATCATACCCCGGGGATATGTTTATTCAGTTTATCTCCCCTTCTTGAGAGAAAACCAGCCTGTTCACTATTTGACAGTGCTTTTTTAAAATCCAGCCTCAGACCTCTTCTTGTGGGACAACGAGTCTTGAGTACAAGAGTCCCTCTGATTACTGTTCTGTCTGTTCGTTGAATGTCATGCAGATGAAAAGAGGCGTATCAACGATCCACTGGGAAGACCTGTCTGACACCTAGCGTTTGATTCAACCCAGTCAGTACAGGAAGCTAGACCAGCTGACACAGTCTGCCTCACCTGCCACTCTCATGTAAATCATTTCATCTCCTCAGCCTCAGAAGACACCTGGGACAATATTCATCTGATCAGAGCATTAACAAGTACAATGGGAAGAGAGGAACCCCATCTACGGACTGTAGAGACAGATACTGTTGCACTGTTAGTAACTATGCTTCAATGGATGGAAGAGTAAAAGCATTCTAGAGACCCATTTGTATAATTTCAATGACAGTGGTTTGATTCAGGCATCGCCGTCTCCTTTTGGACAATACACTTAATCTTGATCTGGTGCCCAGTGACCTTACTCCACACAGTCAATGGGTGGGAAACTACGGGAGCTGTTTGTACTTGAAGAATAGGACGTGCATGAACGATCCACTGAGCAAAATAAAGAGTGTATGCATTCTCAATGAAAGGTACACTGTGAATACGGATGCCTAATAGAGGTCTCCAGATCCATGCATGTTAAAAGGTGCTGTTACAGtatctgtttaacttcttatggctgcaaggcaaagtgttgagtagccagtgaaatcgtgcccatttcaaacggcctcctactcaaatcttgcttctacaatatgaatattattattctttttggatagaaaacactttctagtttctaaaacagttggaattatttctctgagtgaaacacaagtccttctgcagcacttttcctgaccaggaagtgaaatgtcagaaatctatgctcttttcaatctgatgcctatacatggtcttaacacctacgagtctgctgacagtctatacgccttcctattggtgtaaagaggatgtcagagaagaattttttttgctcctcttggtctgtggtggaaaaaaacctatttctttgacctgagcgccaacttccggtattctgaaggaagtgggatggacttctgttttgccttcctaacgaacggctaacgtctccggctcgaatttttttggatatatgtgaccatatcatcgtaatgtatgttttttcaatatagtttaatcagattattgaaactttattcgggagttttgccgtgttccgtcgtatgactgtgtttacgttgggccacggctactggaaatggtaaattaacagggatatttctcattctgaaacgaaacaacgactcatctggacagaggacg
It includes:
- the LOC120058590 gene encoding monocarboxylate transporter 1-like yields the protein MPPAMGGPQGYTPPEGGWGWAVVVGAFISIGFSYAFPKSITVFFKEIEVIFDCTSSQVSWISSIMLAVMYAGGPISSILVNKYGSRPVMMCGGFLSGCGLIAASFCNSVEGLYFCVGVVGGLGLAFNLNPALTMIGKYFYHKRPIANGIAMAGSPVFLSTLAPLNSWFFDQFGWRGSFLILGGLLFNCCVAGSLMRPIGPKPQPAVKSEDAAKESTTCGQKCNSFIDLSLFKHRGFVLYLMGNVIMFFGLFSPLVFLSNFAKSRDIPKEKAAFLLSVLAFVDMVARPSMGIVANTKWIRPRVQYFFACSVLLNGVCHVLAPISVDYTGFVIYAIFFGFAFGWLSAVLFETLMDLVGTQRFSSAVGLVTIVECGPVLLGPPFLGKFKDIYNDYQYTYQSCGVILIIASVFLFVGMGINYRLLDKEKKEEERKAKLEGKEEESNRDNATKEATNDRVRAVDETKTEEEII